In the genome of Porphyrobacter sp. ULC335, one region contains:
- a CDS encoding regulatory protein RecX — protein sequence MKPPLGEATLRDLALHYAARFATTGARLESYLVRKIRERGLAEDADGRTLEVDIPALVARLVELGYVDDDAYARMRARDLGARGYGARRVEETLRHAGVGESLRQAHKPGEAASRRAAALMAQKKRLGPFGAQVEGRDPLTARKAHEKAVAAMLRAGHQYDHTRFILAARTSEDIEEWIDEAFEASGDEEGIEDRW from the coding sequence GTGAAACCTCCGCTGGGTGAGGCCACTTTGCGCGATCTGGCGCTGCATTATGCGGCGCGTTTCGCCACCACCGGCGCGCGGCTGGAAAGCTATCTGGTGCGCAAGATCCGGGAACGCGGCCTCGCCGAGGATGCGGACGGGCGCACTCTGGAGGTGGACATTCCCGCGCTTGTCGCCCGGTTGGTCGAGCTCGGCTATGTCGATGATGATGCCTATGCCCGGATGCGCGCGCGCGATCTGGGCGCAAGGGGCTATGGCGCGCGGCGGGTCGAGGAGACCTTGCGCCATGCCGGGGTGGGCGAAAGCCTGCGACAGGCGCACAAGCCGGGCGAGGCGGCCAGCCGCCGTGCAGCCGCGCTGATGGCGCAGAAAAAGCGGCTCGGCCCGTTCGGCGCACAGGTGGAGGGCCGCGACCCGCTCACCGCGCGCAAGGCCCACGAAAAAGCCGTTGCAGCAATGCTGCGCGCAGGCCACCAGTACGATCACACGCGCTTCATCCTTGCCGCACGCACCAGCGAGGATATCGAGGAATGGATCGACGAGGCTTTCGAAGCCTCCGGCGACGAGGAAGGGATCGAGGACCGATGGTAA
- a CDS encoding DUF192 domain-containing protein codes for MLAAAGLMLGALAACSPGEGATASAQAPAQAEAARHPVSGLEVIDLVVDRGGKKLTFKVEVAATPEAQARGLMFRTSLGDYEGMIFPSAVPEARSFWMKNTPLSLDIIFIGADGRVLNIAANTIPYSLDSVSSKGLASAVLELRAGRAAALGIVPGDRVDW; via the coding sequence ATGCTCGCGGCAGCAGGATTGATGCTGGGGGCGCTCGCAGCGTGCTCGCCGGGCGAGGGCGCGACAGCCAGCGCGCAGGCACCCGCACAGGCAGAGGCCGCGCGGCATCCGGTCTCCGGCCTGGAAGTGATCGACCTTGTGGTGGATCGCGGCGGCAAGAAGCTGACCTTCAAGGTTGAAGTCGCCGCCACGCCCGAGGCGCAGGCGCGCGGGCTGATGTTCCGCACCTCGCTTGGCGATTACGAGGGGATGATCTTCCCCTCCGCCGTGCCCGAGGCGCGCAGCTTCTGGATGAAGAACACACCGCTTTCGCTCGACATCATTTTCATCGGCGCGGACGGGCGGGTGCTCAACATCGCGGCCAACACCATCCCCTATTCGCTCGATTCGGTATCGTCGAAAGGCCTCGCCAGCGCGGTGCTGGAACTGCGCGCAGGCCGCGCGGCGGCGCTGGGCATCGTGCCGGGGGATAGAGTGGACTGGTAA